One genomic region from Magallana gigas chromosome 3, xbMagGiga1.1, whole genome shotgun sequence encodes:
- the LOC105333518 gene encoding uncharacterized protein, translated as MENRSLICLMYCVSFSLTVCKNITGPGVCMQLNSSIITCCFGYILKENMCFECEPGTTGENCSMTCQPGYYGLFCSKPCLCSSEMFCDPIRGCLCNPNSVNCTDQDQKLTTEYADNSTVYKSNHKSQFIDENIIPSLVFAITVLLISIICIRLLYSKIMKRKYIQSAQNVQTDNPAPCLGLNPDALPQQTIKSVNINCHLQNTTKQRVDEEMDNISCKAIQNQSSDRQTDKTTHPCKTTINHSVNTKQGKRKNGGKTVMLKFPDSQSDSVSRKRKMQVKYSITQEPSSDKELYANQADLTHTNKSYTPDSQMDK; from the exons ATGGAAAACCGTTCATTGATTTGTTTGATGTACTGTGTAAGCTTTTCTTTGACTGTCTGCAAAAATATCACTGGACCAGGAGTATGTATGCAACTGAACAG CTCAATCATCACATGTTGTTTTGGATATATTCTAAAAGAAAACATGTGTTTCG AGTGTGAACCAGGTACCACAGGTGAAAACTGTTCCATGACCTGTCAGCCTGGATATTATGGACTTTTTTGCAGTAAACCATGCCTTTGTTCCTCTGAAATGTTTTGTGATCCTATAAGGGGTTGTCTTTGTAACCCAAACAGTGTTAACTGTACAGATCAAG ATCAGAAATTGACAACAGAATATGCCGATAATTCAACAGTTTATAAGTCAAATCATA aatcACAATTCATTGACGAAAACATCATCCCCTCGTTGGTATTTGCTATCACTGTATTGCTCATCAGTATTATATGTATCAG atTGCTGTATTCAAagataatgaaaagaaaat ATATACAATCCGCGCAGAACGTGCAGACAGACAACCCGGCACCTTGTCTAGGGTTAAACCCGGATGCCCTTCCTCAGCAAACCATAAAAAGTGTAAATATCAACTGCCATCTACAGAATACCACCAAGCAAAGAGTTGATGAAGAGATGGATAACATTAGTTGTAAAGCAATTCAGAACCAATCGTCAGATCGACAAACAGACAAAACCACACATCCGTGTAAAACAACCATTAACCATTCTGTAAACACTAAACAAGGGAAACGGAAAAATGGCGGTAAAACTGTGATGTTAAAGTTTCCTGACTCACAATCTGATTCAGTTTCTCGCAAAAGAAAAATGCaagtaaaatattcaataacCCAAGAACCGTCTTCCGATAAAGAACTATATGCGAATCAAGCTGATTTGACTCATACAAACAAATCTTATACACCAGACAGTCAAATGGACAAATAG